One window from the genome of Hoplias malabaricus isolate fHopMal1 chromosome X2, fHopMal1.hap1, whole genome shotgun sequence encodes:
- the LOC136677006 gene encoding alpha-2A adrenergic receptor-like, which translates to MGCVNMTNAMESGGAPPSIKVLLVVLVVLLILLIVSGNILVVIAVFTSRALKAPQNLFLVSLASADILVATLVMPFSLANELMGYWYFGPVWCEIYLALDVLFCTASIAHLCAISLDRYWSITRAVEYNLKRTPRRIKCVILVVWVIAAVISFPPLITMEKEEKQQDDCKINEDKWYIISSSIGSFFLPCIIMVLVYVRIYQIAKSRTRLPPGDRRRKDDDRKENGHFHERLNGLNIKEDKGDVNAVDMEESSSSDHKVTNPCSNKKKRARGKTKLSQIKPGDDASKQDNFNQCTKISRWKGRQNREKRFTFVLAVVIGVFMVCWFPFFFTYTLIALCDFCCVPKTLFKFFFWFGYCNSSLNPIIYTIFNNDFRRAFKRILCKRDNRRVV; encoded by the coding sequence ATGGGGTGTGTGAACATGACGAATGCCATGGAAAGTGGCGGGGCACCTCCCTCAATAAAGGTGCTGCTGGTTGTACTTGTGGTTCTTCTCATCCTCCTGATTGTGTCTGGAAACATACTGGTGGTGATTGCTGTGTTCACCAGCAGGGCCCTGAAGGCACCTCAGAACCTGTTTCTGGTCTCTCTGGCATCTGCAGACATTCTAGTGGCAACGCTGGTGATGCCGTTCTCCCTGGCCAACGAGCTGATGGGCTACTGGTACTTTGGTCCGGTGTGGTGTGAGATTTACCTGGCCCTCGACGTGCTCTTCTGCACAGCTTCCATTGCTCACCTATGTGCAATCAGCTTGGACCGCTACTGGTCCATCACACGGGCCGTTGAGTACAATCTGAAGAGAACACCACGCCGCATCAAGTGTGTCATCCTCGTTGTGTGGGTCATTGCCGCCGTCATCTCTTTCCCTCCTCTCATCACCATGGAGAAAGAGGAAAAGCAGCAAGATGACTGCAAGATCAATGAGGACAAGTGGTATATCATCTCTTCCAGCATTGGCTCCTTCTTCCTGCCCTGCATCATCATGGTCTTGGTGTATGTCCGCATCTACCAGATCGCCAAGAGCAGGACCAGATTGCCACCAGGAGACCGTAGGAGGAAGGATGATGACAGGAAAGAGAACGGACACTTCCACGAGAGGCTCAATGGCCTAAACATCAAGGAAGACAAAGGGGACGTGAATGCAGTCGACATGGAGGAGTCATCCTCTTCTGACCACAAAGTCACCAATCCCTGCTCCAACAAGAAGAAGCGAGCCAGAGGGAAAACCAAACTAAGCCAGATCAAGCCTGGCGACGATGCCAGCAAACAAGACAACTTTAACCAGTGTACCAAGATCAGCCGCTGGAAGGGTCGGCAAAACCGTGAGAAACGTTTTACTTTTGTTTTGGCCGTGGTCATTGGTGTTTTCATGGTCTGTTGGTTCCCCTTCTTCTTCACATACACATTAATTGCCCTCTGTGACTTCTGTTGTGTTCCCAAAACACTCTTTAAGTTCTTCTTTTGGTTTGGGTATTGCAACAGTTCGCTCAACCCTATCATCTACACCATATTTAATAATGACTTCCGGAGGGCTTTCAAAAGAATCCTTTGCAAACGGGACAATAGGAGGGTCGTTTAA